The Vitis vinifera cultivar Pinot Noir 40024 chromosome 7, ASM3070453v1 genomic interval GGGCACGGCGGCGGAGGGTTTGGGTTTGTGAATTCTGGGGGGAAGGTGCCGCTGGGGCTGAAGCGGAAGGGGCTGAGGATAGTGGTTACCGGGGGAGCTGGTTTCGTGGGGAGCCACCTGGTGGACAGGCTGATTAGGAGAGGAGACAGCGTGATTGTGGTGGATAATTTTTTCACGGGGAGGAAAGAGAACGTGATGCACCATTTTGGAAACCCTAGGTTCGAGCTCATCCGACATGACGTCGTTGAGCCACTCCTCCTGGAGGTTGATCAGATCTACCACCTGGCCTGTCCCGCCTCCCCCGTTCACTACAAGTTCAACCCCGTCAAAACCATCATATCCTTTTTCCATTTCAGAATCAGTATTTGGCTTTTCTGTTGCTTATTCTTCTTTCATTATCAAATGGGTTCGTTTGTGTCGGTGTTGGTGTTTATGTTTGTGTTGTCCTTGATTCGGATTCCACAAGACCAATGTGGTGGGCACCCTCAACATGCTAGGCCTGGCCAAGAGAGTCGGTGCGCGCTTCCTGCTAACCAGCACCAGCGAGGTCTACGGCGACCCCCTCCAACACCCCCAGGTGGAGACCTACTGGGGCAACGTCAACCCCATCGGTAaattctctcttctctcctcACTTCTCACTTTCGCCGGAATCCGGCAACATTAACCCCCTGAAATGGCGCAAGTTAGCAAAACACGAGACCCTGGGCTTAACTGTCCGCGGCAGACCCAGATCGGCCCGGGCCTACATGGTCAACCGGGACCCGTAATTGACGGGTCCATAATCCGCAGACCAAGCGTCTCTTTGATacctatttttctctttttcatttttttttccccttttttgaaaagggaaaaaaaaggaggTGGTGGAGGGTAAAATGGTAAATTAGGATGGAAAGCGTTTGTTGAATATGAATCTGAACAGTGGCAAAACATAGAATTGGTGGGTTACTAAAAAACATCAAACGTGAAATGAAAGAAGGTGTGGGTGGTGTTTGTGACAGGTGTCCGAAGCTGCTATGATGAAGGCAAGCGTACTGCCGAAACCTTGACCATGGACTACCACAGAGGAGCTGAAGTCGAggttattactttattttatttccttagtattattattattattatttagtctAATCCCATTAACCCCATTATATCTGTTTGAGGAAGCAATTACTTCATATTTCTTGGGAGTAGGTATATCTTCATTTGGTGGGATTCTTTCTAAGATATTTTTATGATAGATATTGTTTCTATTAAGAATATCATTGAAGTTAACTGTTTTGTCATTCTGAATTTTTTAGTTATGTGGAGAATTAATTTGTGAATTTGTCATCTTTTCTAGCTACTATTGGCTTGAGAAATTCAAAAATGGGGAAACACTAAATTTATCTGCAATGGGTTTATTTTATGTAGGTTAGAATCGCTCGTATTTTCAACACCTATGGGCCTCGAATGTGCATTGATGATGGCCGTGTTGTCAGCAATTTTGTAGCTCAGGTAAATTTTGCTGAAAGTGTTAAAATGGGCTGTGAATGTTTGTGTTTGTATGATTATTATAATGGGGATGATGCTAATGATAATGCAGGCATTGAGGAAGGAGCCACTGACAGTTTATGGTGATGGAAAGCAGACCAGGAGTTTCCAGTATGTTTCTGATCTGGTATGGGACTTTTCTTATCtcccatttttattaaataaccattgtttgttcctttgtgGGGGTTTGTGatctttttgaattttattactttGTGATGCTTGAGTGCTccgaatttgaatttgaatctgTTACATTTGCAGGCTAAAGTTATTTTATTCTAGTCTTTCCTTTTAAAATCGATGAGACAACAACTATGTCATTGTCTCTAcctttttaatgttaaaaattaagtttcacaACTACTGCATTTCTAGGACCACCTTTTTCCTCATGAATAGCCAGATTTATGGGAAAATAGGTACTTGTACTAATGGCCATTGGAGTGGTCTGGTCCTAGTTTAATGTAGACTGGCCTGGTGGCAAAATGAGGTTGTTGCCTCTCGCTTTCTTCTCCCAAGCTATTTGGTCCAAAGGGCATATGCCATGTGATCGAAGGCTATTGGAGGGCGTTGATCTTTTGGTTGGCATTGTTTACTTTTCCACGCTCGAATCCAAGGAAAGTTTTTCGAAAATGTTAATTAAATGTCACTAAACTAATGAAAACAGGATCCAGGTTGTCACCTTCtgcttttaattgaaaattccAATCTATTTTGTTAGAGGGAGCTAATAGTGAGGTAAATAATGAGGGAGCTAATAGCTGGTGTTTTCTCTCTCTGGTGGTGGTATGTTAGTGATTATAGTTGACTTCTCAGGGTAGGTTTATCCCAAGTTATATAAATGATAATTGTATTTATGGATATTGATTATATTGAGTGTCTGGGGTAGGCTTTTCTCTGTTATGTATGGAACTCTGCCCCAAGTAATAAAATATAGGCAAAAAAAGGACTACAATTACGGGTAGTTGCTTTTGCTTGGGATTGTTAAATGCTGAGTTAGGATTTGTGTTTGTTTAAACAGGTGGAGGGCCTGATACGCCTCATGGAAGGGGAACATGTGGGTCCTTTCAATCTTGGGAACCCTGGTGAATTCACCATGCTTGAACTTGCTCAGGTATGAATGCCACTACTGTTCTCGATAGCATCCCTCATGTAATATTTTCCAGGTTGCCtggttcttttatttatttatttttatttgtcttttgcctcagatttaaaaaaaattgtttatgttATATTTGTCTTTTTAGGATTCTATCAAGCTTATGCTATTAAATTTAGATAAAGAGAGTTGATCTTATCAGTGGCTAAAATTGTAAATGCAATCATGATACCTCATTGATGGGCATATTTATGCAAGTGCAGGTGGTTCAGGAAACAATAGACCCCAATGCAAAGATAGAGTTCAGGCCCAACACAGAGGACGATCCACACAAGAGGAAGCCTGATATCTCAAAGGCCAAGGATCTTCTTGGTTGGGAGCCAAAGGTGGCTCTTCGCAAGGGTCTCCCCCTTATGGTATCCGATTTCCGAGAACGCATCTTTGGTGATCACAAGGAAGATGGTGCCACTACCACCACATCCTCATCCTCCTCGTCCTAAGCTAACTACACACCTTACACTAGAGTGACAAGGGGAAAGACAATTTTCGATGGAAAGTAAATCCCTACTTCCACCCAAACGGTAGAGCAGCAGCAGAGCACAAGCCCCTTTGTTCTCTTTTGAATAGTTTTGGAGGTGTTACTTTTTGCAATTTGTGTTCTTTGTCATCTTTGTATTTTCCTTGTTACTACCCCTTTTTAATCTTAATAGATGGTAAGCTCTTTGAATAACCccccaaattttcattttatgcaATGAGTATTGGTAACAGTGGCagctttctttctactttctcaTTCTGGTACCTGCATATATGGCCTATCCTTGTTCTGCCAAAGCAAAATTCTTAGATGTTGAATGGTGAGCCGTGGCCAAAATGGGCACACCAGGAAGTTATCATGGTACAAGTAGGGCCATTAATTATTTTCTGATATGAGACATCTATGCATGGAACTGTTGCTCATGTTAAGGCACCTGCATGCTGATTGAACATGGCCTGACGTTAACTGTCTCCCAAGACATTAAAGACATTAATGGGTGGGTCTCATGTCAGTGGGGTGACCTAATTTTATCATAACCCCTCATTATAAAGCTTGATTTGGTACCACATCATTAAATCTTTTCTAAGGTAGATGCTTACCTTAAACCCCCCACAAAGCAAACTCTGCCTAAAATTGGATACCATTGATGAAGAGCAGATCAAAATCTCAatgcatttttcttctttcaggatgttattaaattcaatttctcaaCGCTGTTTCTTTGTTCTCTGGTACTAAGAAACTAAGGCAGAGAGCAGTTTCCTTACTGAACAACCCACCAAGTGAACAAGCAGTAGGGCAAATTGAAAAGGTCATTTGATTGTATTGATTAAAGCATTTCTTGTAAAGCAAAAGCCAGCTCAACTCAGACTAGTTTCAGACTATCCTAGAAAAGACAAATTGATTTAGTCACATACACTTCCTCAAAATGGTTTGTGTCGTACAGTTCCTCAAAAGAAGGCATAACATTCAGGCCACTGACTACTAATACTTGTTAAACCTCCGTACAGAGCCACTACTTTCTCACTTGGGATTCCTAAGGACAATGATAACAGAATCTCCTCGGAGGAACATCTTACTGATGAACCTATCTTTGTTAACTGGATTAGcctttttcttccctttcccAGTCTTCGGTACCTGAGCCAAAACCAAATTTCATTTACTCCGTGAAGAAAACTCTAATGATAGACACTACAGCATTAGATTGAGGaaacaatgagatagaattctCTGTAAATAAAACTAACCTCAGTCCACATCTCCCTGACGTTCTCAAGAACCATGTTACAGTGCCGATCAAAAGCTCTCACACGACCCAGAAGCTTCTTGTTGTTACGGCAATTAATGAGTACCTGAGTGGATGGCAAAAGTCAAATGTTTCCAACAGCCAGATTGACCACAAACCTATATAATGCAGCTAAGCCAAACATATCCAAATATAGATAACTGAACACTATCACAAACCACAGCTAGGGGAAACACAAACTAAATTTCATTATAATCAAATTTGCTTCCGGAAGCGCAAACCTTAATCAACAGTTTTAACACCTAATATCAGTTTTAAAAACCTTCTCTGTGAACAATTGCATCCAAAAAAAATACTTCCAGGCCCCTATGAAATACTACAAAGATTCATCAATTACCTGTGTGTTATTTTTAACACTCATCATCAGAACAGAAAGTGGCCCTGTGCTAAATtcctctccctcattcttggcctGTCAAAACTAATTTGGATTAGTACTGAAAACTTCAATATATGACAAAGGAGATCCTTTCCAGTAATCATAAACATAAACAGAAATTTCAATTCAAAGTGAAGGAGATCTTCTCCAATAATGGAAAAACTAGAGAAGCATCAATAAGTGGTAATCTAAATCCAATTTAACAGGAGAAAAAATGAACATAGAAACATATCAAATTATAGTGCATGTTTTCTTAGAAAAAGCTAAACCATTAATACAATTATACCTAGACACTAAATTAGAAAAGACAGCTAATGACGAGCTCTAACACAATACTATCTTAAACAAAACATATCTCTCATTACCCTAGTGCTGATGCCACAAACACCCAAGCATGGAGTACAATATTGAAGATGATTTAAAGAAACTACTTTGACATAGTGAAAGTTTGAAAGAGTGCTCCCATCCAAAAAAGAATGTAAAGAAAATCCATTTATACAAAACTATAACAAAGATTGCTTTCTGAACATTGTCTATTGGTAGGTATGGGCTAGATACTATGGCCAAACTATAGCTTGAGCAATATGCTTGAAGGTTCCTGGAATTCAGGACACCAAGGACATATTCAGAAACCATAAATGGTCAATCAGTCAGGGTTAATAAGAAATATACTGAGCAAGTCTAGCTAGCTTGCAAGCTTGGCTGGTAATGAAAAAATCCTGAGCTCAGTCAAGTTCACAGGCCAAGCATGACCATGAAAGATGGTACAGAGCATTGACCAGTGATGGATAAAGGGAGTCTGTCCTTATGCTGTTATATGCACTTGATGGATTCCTAGTAGTTTTTACTCAATGATGATTAGTGGCTAATTACAAACTTTATCATGTAGGTTATAAGATGAACTTATTGAAAGAAATATCATACCTAGTTTAATTTACTCTATCTGGCCTTCAATATTAAGTTTGCAAGTTCAAAGAGAGTTTACATGAAATCTGCACTTCAATTTCTAAATAGCTAAATTGGTAAAACAACATCAGAGAACATGTAAAACAGTGTAGacattcataaataatttatttttctttagtcaaatttttgtccccattgggacttgaatcTAGAAACTCCCACAAACactccccatccctttaccacttgagccaggcctcaagggcagcattcataaataaattatgataatgtagtgaatttttttttgataggtgataatgtagtgaaaaaaaataaatctttaaaGTAACCATTCAAATTCTTGGGCCTGTAAATTTGCCAAGTGGTAAAAATAATAAGGCGAcaagtgagaaataaaaataaataaagaataatctAAAGGTGAAGGACCAACAATGAAGGCTACTGATATGTAGGACTATCATTTCACTTTTGTTACAAGATTCATGACATATCATGATCCTTTACACAATTCAAGATTTCACAATATCAACAATTAAATTGATGGAGAAAATGAACAacattttttattgttgcaGGAGGTCCTAGATAATAAGTAGAAAAACAACTTTAACAGAAAGAAAATGCAGAATTGCACAAAAGTACAAAATAAAGAACATGACAATAGAAGGCCAACTATCTCGAGCTGTGtaaaaacaaatcaataaaagagagagagaactcACGGTGGCATCATCCTCCATTTGTAGActgaaggagaagaaaaagaagaagaaaaatattagaacaTTCTAACcatatttattagaaaaaaaaaaatagcagaCAACACAGCCAATATGCATTTCACATACATggatgaataattatttttcacaaaaaaagaaGTTATCATGGATATATCCGTATGTTAATCCAACATTCTACTGATATTCCTCATTCAAATTATCAACCAATACAGAATAATGAGTCTTTTCTCAACTTCCATATGCACCCATAACACAATATTGTTGATGAAACAATGCTATTAACTCATAATATACGACTGAATACTCAAACAGACGGACAGATGGCTTCACCAGAAGAGAAACccaattccttaaaaaaaaaaaaaaaaaagggtagaaaaagagaggaaattGGCCGAAAACTTTGCAAGTATGTGAGAGAAGTGCAGATGGATCTTAAAAGAGCTTTATAACCTGAAAGCGCAAGAGTTGTAGGAATAATGCTCATATGCATATTGATATGACATGTTCATAGGAATCTTTACATAGAACTCATAATATCATTCAACAGAGAAGAAAACCGAGGATAAAATGAGGTAAATGTTTGGATTTTATAAGTGCCCGTGAACACTTTGAAAGTTAAGTAAGTGGAGCATACGGCGAGAAACGAGTCCGACCGAAAAAGGACAATTTGTAGCAGTATGAACAAATACGATTGTGAACGCGCATAATGCATCTAACAGATGTATGCGTTTAAATATCATAATCCAACATGCTaatgaagaaaatggttgaatttcAACACAAGATGAACTAAAACCCTAGTCACAGAACAAGTTGAACTTTAGACCTAAAAGTTTCAAAGTCAGCCTCTGGAGCTGTTTTCCAACTGGATCGAATCCATAATTGGGAAATGATTTGCTCCCCAAGCCTCGATTCAGACACCAAAAGAAAATACAGACCTCCAAACCCTAAAAccacaaaaaccctaaaaaccacaaaaaccctaaaaaacccaaaaccctagacaaacaaagaaaaaattagaaaacctCCAAAACCCTAGAGTTGCGAAGTGTAACttcagagaaagagagagggagagaggatACTTACCGGAGCTTCGGATCGTTTTCTCGTGCGAGAGAAATAGAACAGAGAGCACTgggatttgatttcttttccGTTGAGAAGGGAAAAATGCGAAGGTATGACCGTTTGGGACAGTGAGAGAGGGAAGTATTCGTTATGTCATGTCGGGCCGGGTCGGGTCGGGTTTGTTGTAGGGCATGTTTGGCTGGGGACATTAATGGGTCCGTTTGGATACACGAAAGCATGAGATATATATCAttctattataaaattaaaagtttttatgtaaacataaaatataaatattttgatacgtaaatcaagtttttatttcaagaaattttttatttttaattttaattaaaattgaaatagaaatcaagtcataaattccaaaaaaaaaaaaatctctaattcaacttaaaaaaatgtattttctttttaatttttcaaaagtcaATCGAATAAATCACGTGCCTTTTACTAGGACTACATCTCCCAACATTGGTATCGACCAATTGGGAAGTTAATCAAACAAGTTTTACAACATACTTCTCGGTTATTAACTAAAGTTTCTTTTTGTTAGAAGCTAATTAAGAAtctgataatgattttagaaacatcaaaaacatttcctaatatttgaaaatataaaaaaaaaaatcagtttttaaggatcaaaaacattttctaatatttgaaaacttattttaaaaaaaataattaagcatAACAATATaggaatatttatttttacaatgatTTAGACAACGTTTGATAGTTTTAGAAATGGTTTTTAGACTTTcttatacttaaaattttttatcttttaagtattaaaaaaactaaaaacacttcctcaCCAAACACACACTTTAACACATGatcaaaatcacttttttttctccatGAGATTTCACTCTTAAATGGGCCTTACCTTCATCTGAGCAAAGAAAATCGTTAATCAATATGGTTAACATAATTCAGTCCAATGTTTTTGGACACCATTTTTGGGAAAGTGGATGATCACAACTATACCATGAACTAGTTCCAGAGTCTGCCATGAGAATAACCATATAGCTATGCAAGAAAAGAAACCCACGTCTTATTCCACTTTCCCAGTATATTTCATATACTTTAATTCACATTTACAAGGAAAATGAAGAGACAAAGCCATAGACACCCTCAGGTGACCGGAGTGTACTACATTGCTGAATGATGGAGTGTTCGACGTCCGTTAAACCCGCAAAGATAGCATCCAGGTGATCGTGTTCGCTGCAACTTTTCTCTGTTTACCATCTCCGTTGATGTGCTGGTGGTGGATGTTTTGATCACAGGGTCAGTGTAGTGAAGTGGTTGAAAGGTAAGGGCGGCGCTGTCGCCTGTGCTGCGCTTGTCCAGCCAAGTTATGATGTCGGAAAACACCATCTCAATGTTCTCATCAGGCTCTCCTGATGTCAAACCATGCCACATCCCAGGATACAATTTCATGGTCTTGTCTCTGCTACTGGCTTGTCCATACAGTGCCCGGCTCACGTCTGGGTCAGTCACTGTATCTGCCTCGCCGTGCAGCACAAAGAATGGCAATGTAACCTGCCAAAAACCACCTCAATCAACACTGGGGAGATAAGGGGAAATCCAAAATCAATGAGGATCTTTTGTTTCCTGTAATGCTGTCCTGATTATCTTATGTATGTGTTGAcaccaaagaagaagaaaggcaaTGACCTCATGTAATGAGTCCTCGAGGCTCATGCTGGTTCTGAGCATTTCCAGCGCTGTCTTCAGCCTCGGCTTGTCTTGGTATATCAACTTATTGTTTCTTATCTGCGCATTATTAACGACAGAAAGCAATGCTGTTCAGAATCCCACGTTTACATGAGAGAAATATATGGGACTAGAAGTTGGAAAACAGATATATATCATCACCTCTTCTCTCTTAACAGGGTCCTTGAATGCAGAATCTATTACATCCTTTGTGGGCACTATCTTCCACTTTGGTATTATCTCTTCCACTTTTGTTAATATATTCACAACTACAGGATGTGGCTTCACCTTCTCCGATATCTGACCATTTTCATACATTAATTAGGAATACCCAGGGTTCAATTTCTTGGTAGCAAAGCTGGAAAAAAAAGATGTT includes:
- the LOC100257232 gene encoding UDP-glucuronic acid decarboxylase 2, encoding MGSELIFRGHETQPMADGYSPKPPKPWLSVVRPIRYMLREQRLLFTLVGIAIATVVFLLLPSSPAPYTHRFDPISDSYFPSETTTQLAHRVAYAGHGGGGFGFVNSGGKVPLGLKRKGLRIVVTGGAGFVGSHLVDRLIRRGDSVIVVDNFFTGRKENVMHHFGNPRFELIRHDVVEPLLLEVDQIYHLACPASPVHYKFNPVKTIKTNVVGTLNMLGLAKRVGARFLLTSTSEVYGDPLQHPQVETYWGNVNPIGVRSCYDEGKRTAETLTMDYHRGAEVEVRIARIFNTYGPRMCIDDGRVVSNFVAQALRKEPLTVYGDGKQTRSFQYVSDLVEGLIRLMEGEHVGPFNLGNPGEFTMLELAQVVQETIDPNAKIEFRPNTEDDPHKRKPDISKAKDLLGWEPKVALRKGLPLMVSDFRERIFGDHKEDGATTTTSSSSSS
- the LOC100258827 gene encoding uncharacterized protein LOC100258827 gives rise to the protein MSPAKHALQQTRPDPARHDITNTSLSHCPKRSYLRIFPFSTEKKSNPSALCSISLARENDPKLRLQMEDDATAKNEGEEFSTGPLSVLMMSVKNNTQVLINCRNNKKLLGRVRAFDRHCNMVLENVREMWTEVPKTGKGKKKANPVNKDRFISKMFLRGDSVIIVLRNPK
- the LOC100246971 gene encoding caffeoylshikimate esterase, encoding MEVEYQEEYIRNSRGVQLFTCRWLPFSPPKALVFLCHGYGMECSSFMRGCGTRLASAGYAVIGIDYEGHGRSRGARCYIKKFNNIVSDCNDFFKSVCVQEEYRDKNRFLYGESMGGAVALLLHKKDPNFWNGAVLVAPMCKISEKVKPHPVVVNILTKVEEIIPKWKIVPTKDVIDSAFKDPVKREEIRNNKLIYQDKPRLKTALEMLRTSMSLEDSLHEVTLPFFVLHGEADTVTDPDVSRALYGQASSRDKTMKLYPGMWHGLTSGEPDENIEMVFSDIITWLDKRSTGDSAALTFQPLHYTDPVIKTSTTSTSTEMVNREKLQRTRSPGCYLCGFNGRRTLHHSAM